One Pomacea canaliculata isolate SZHN2017 linkage group LG9, ASM307304v1, whole genome shotgun sequence DNA segment encodes these proteins:
- the LOC112572199 gene encoding protamine-like, which translates to MRNGKATRTVCARNPKPKAGVSTKLTLKTITSVLARLRDRGGSRYTDIKNAIAEETGVEPRFFELKALIARGIKEGVIRQNSDGRFLLRLTKMLNRNSRMSSSAITNGGGRQGCGRRRRSRRRRSRRRRRSRRRSRRRRRRSRRRRRSRRRRRRRRRRR; encoded by the coding sequence ATGCGGAACGGCAAGGCTACTCGGACCGTCTGTGCCCGAAATCCGAAGCCCAAGGCCGGGGTATCAACCAAGCTGACTTTGAAGACGATCACTTCAGTCCTTGCACGGCTGCGGGACCGCGGTGGATCACGCTACACGGACATCAAGAATGCCATCGCCGAAGAGACTGGCGTGGAGCCCAGGTTCTTCGAGTTGAAGGCGCTCATAGCGCGAGGCATAAAGGAAGGAGTCATCCGGCAAAATAGCGACGGTCGCTTTCTTCTGCGCCTGACCAAGATGTTAAATCGCAACTCGCGCATGAGCAGCAGCGCCATCACCAACGGCGGCGGTCGACAGGGCTGCGGAAGACGGCGGCGGAGTCGACGGAGACGCAGTAGACGGCGGCGTCGTAGTCGTCGACGAAGCAGAAGACGACGACGGCGAAGCCGACGCAGACGACGCagcagaaggaggaggaggagaagaaggagaaggcGATAA